One genomic window of Medicago truncatula cultivar Jemalong A17 chromosome 1, MtrunA17r5.0-ANR, whole genome shotgun sequence includes the following:
- the LOC25482808 gene encoding pentatricopeptide repeat-containing protein At1g66345, mitochondrial gives MSLSSKHLKLLSRITFYHKLHSHSHTTTFNNSSNNNNIITSISNSFRTKQNWDTITHKFTSIKLTPSLAEQILLNLNNPTDAKNALSFFHWSTKTHRFQHTLHSYSITINLLLHSNLLTDAKALLESIALKNTQTHTVRAVVDSLLNDSVVSGSNPPVLDLLIKTYAKARLIDAAFDVIRYIDELEFCIGLSSFNALLHVAQRCNRFETVWEVYGYMILKRVYPNVVTFRIMIDALCKEGLLQRNVDNVDRIVEKRNSHSPSVIVNLSLILRMLEKEGEEEGKLVKFVTLLKRLLQKNLIGDSVAYSLIVHVKVRLGNLDFALEMYNEMVRRGFSENSFVYTSFIRAFCEKGRIEEAIGLMREMEGKGLRAYGETYECVIFGCADSGRLKECWSVFEEMLSAGFVPGCLLFDKVAKKLCENGEVGKVNDMLTLLLDKGLLPSDVIYSHLIDGYARKDEVQGVLKIYYEMEYKSMCPGLSVFSSMIQCLCRCGKVDDAEKYLRIMKGRLLAPNLSIYETLIAGHMLKGNVERALQLRNEMASLELQCS, from the coding sequence ATGAGTTTGAGTTCGAAACACTTGAAGCTGTTAAGCAGAATCACTTTCTACCACAAACTCCACTCACACTCACATACAACAACCTTCAACAACTCctcaaacaacaataacataatCACTTCAATATCCAATTCATtcagaacaaaacaaaactggGACACTATCACACACAAATTCACTTCCATCAAATTAACCCCTTCATTAGCTGAACAAATCTTACTAAACCTAAACAACCCAACCGATGCAAAAAATGCATTAAGTTTCTTCCACTGGTCCACCAAAACGCACCGTTTTCAACACACTCTTCATTCTTATTCCATTACCATCAATCTCTTACTCCATTCCAATCTATTAACTGACGCTAAAGCATTACTCGAATCAATCGCTCTTAAAAACACCCAAACCCATACGGTTCGTGCAGTTGTTGATTCTCTCTTAAATGACTCTGTTGTCTCCGGTTCGAACCCTCCGGTTCTTGATCTGTTAATTAAAACCTATGCGAAAGCGAGGTTAATTGACGCTGCTTTCGATGTTATTCGttatattgatgaattagaATTTTGTATCGGTTTATCGAGTTTTaatgctctgcttcatgttgcTCAGAGGTGTAATCGATTTGAAACTGTTTGGGAGGTTTATGGTTACATGATTTTGAAGAGAGTTTATCCTAATGTTGTTACTTTCAGGATAATGATTGATGCTCTTTGTAAAGAAGGACTGTTACAGAGGAATGTTGATAATGTGGATCGGATTGTTGAAAAGCGAAATTCACATTCGCCTTCGGTTATTGTTAATTTGAGTTTGATATTGAGAATGTTGGaaaaggagggagaagaagaaggtaAGTTAGTTaagtttgttacattgttgaAGAGATTGTTGCAGAAGAATTTGATTGGTGATTCTGTTGCGTATTCGTTGATTGTTCATGTTAAAGTTAGGTTAGGGAATTTGGATTTTGCTTTGGAGATGTATAATGAGATGGTGAGAAGAGGTTTTAGTGAGAATTCGTTTGTTTACACCTCGTTTATACGTGCGTTTTGTGAGAAGGGACGGATTGAAGAAGCGATTGGATTAATGAGGGAAATGGAAGGGAAAGGGTTAAGGGCTTACGGTGAGACTTATGAATGTGTTATCTTTGGATGTGCGGATTCGGGACGGTTGAAAGAGTGTTGGAGTGTTTTTGAAGAAATGCTGAGTGCTGGGTTTGTTCCTGGTTGTTTGTTGTTTGATAAGGTAGCTAAGAAGCTTTGTGAGAATGGGGAAGTCGGGAAGGTGAATGATATGTTGACTCTGTTGTTAGATAAAGGGCTTTTGCCGAGTGATGTTATTTATTCTCATTTGATAGATGGTTATGCGAGAAAGGACGAAGTTCAGGGAGTTCTTaagatatattatgaaatgGAGTATAAGTCAATGTGTCCTGGATTGTCTGTTTTTTCCTCGATGATTCAGTGTTTGTGCCGTTGTGGAAAGGTTGATGATGCGGAGAAGTATTTGAGGATTATGAAAGGTCGATTGCTGGCTCCAAATTTGAGTATATATGAGACGTTGATTGCTGGTCACATGCTGAAGGGAAACGTCGAAAGGGCTCTTCAGCTTCGCAATGAAATGGCCTCATTGGAGTTGCAGTGTAGTTAG